The bacterium genome includes a region encoding these proteins:
- a CDS encoding NAD(P)H-dependent glycerol-3-phosphate dehydrogenase: protein MLKINIGIIGAGSFGTAMAIHLAKNGHPVTLWAYENNVVDAVNSMRENTTYLPGITLPQNILATTSLKDTVGGKKLVLQVNPSHATRSVMQQAVQFSDSDTIFLNCTKGIENDTLLTMSELLLEILPPTNHNQLAVLSGPSFAREVAIGLPTAVTVASKSFETARYCQSILANERFRVYTSEDIVGLELASALKNVIAIAAGISDGLGYGHNTRAALITRGMAEILRLGKKMGANEMTFLGLSGMGDLVLTCTGDLSRNRSVGIQLGQGKTLDEVLTSMKMIAEGVKTAKAAFALSKKYGVEMPIIEQIYLVIFEGKSPKKAVHDLMTRESKSENSGLQ, encoded by the coding sequence ATGTTAAAAATCAACATTGGTATTATTGGTGCCGGCAGTTTTGGGACAGCTATGGCAATTCATCTTGCGAAGAACGGTCATCCCGTGACTCTGTGGGCTTATGAAAATAATGTGGTGGATGCGGTTAACAGTATGCGGGAGAACACGACTTACTTACCGGGAATCACGCTTCCACAGAATATTTTGGCAACCACCTCGCTCAAGGATACCGTCGGTGGAAAGAAACTTGTATTGCAGGTCAATCCGTCGCACGCCACCCGTTCTGTAATGCAACAGGCCGTTCAATTCTCGGATAGCGACACTATTTTTTTGAATTGCACCAAAGGAATTGAAAACGATACATTACTGACGATGTCGGAATTGCTTTTAGAAATTCTGCCCCCGACTAATCACAATCAATTGGCTGTCTTATCAGGGCCCAGTTTTGCAAGGGAAGTGGCGATTGGTTTACCGACCGCAGTGACTGTAGCCTCCAAAAGCTTTGAAACCGCCAGATATTGTCAATCCATTCTTGCCAATGAGCGCTTTCGTGTTTATACCTCAGAGGACATTGTAGGATTGGAACTAGCCAGCGCCTTGAAAAATGTCATCGCGATAGCGGCAGGAATCAGCGATGGACTAGGGTACGGTCACAATACGAGAGCAGCCTTGATCACTAGAGGTATGGCTGAAATTCTCAGGCTTGGGAAAAAAATGGGCGCGAATGAAATGACTTTTTTAGGATTATCGGGTATGGGTGATCTTGTACTCACCTGCACGGGGGACTTGAGCAGAAACCGAAGTGTCGGAATCCAGTTGGGGCAAGGAAAGACTTTAGACGAAGTACTGACATCCATGAAGATGATCGCCGAGGGCGTCAAAACTGCAAAAGCTGCGTTTGCGTTATCGAAAAAATATGGCGTCGAAATGCCGATTATCGAACAGATTTATCTGGTTATCTTTGAAGGTAAGTCGCCAAAAAAAGCTGTTCATGATCTGATGACGCGTGAATCTAAATCAGAAAATTCCGGGTTACAATAG
- the glnA gene encoding type I glutamate--ammonia ligase, which yields MSSEAIKKVLEFAKKKEVKVVDFKFVDFIGIWQHFTVPMDELTDDVFENGLGFDGSSIRGWKAIHESDMIIIPDPSTAFIDPFQTPTTLSLTGDIHEPLTKERFVRCPRGIAVAAENFLKSTGIADTAFFGPEAEFFIFDDARFDQGQNFGFYYLDSVEGIWNRGRDEHPNLAYKTRNKEGYFPVPPTDRFQNIRNEMMMVMEECGIKIERQHHEVATGGQAEIDYRFDALKASADKLLLFKYIVKNVAFKHGKTATFMPKPIFGDNGSGMHVHMSLWKNGQPLFAGNQYAGLSEMALYFIGGILKHTKALNALANPTTNSYKRLTPGFEAPVNLAYSQSNRSAAVRIPMYSSSPKAKRVEYRCPDPSCNPYLAFAAMLMAGIDGIQNKIHPGDPLDKNIYDLEPEELAKVPSTCASLDEALISLENDHEFLLKGEVFSTDVIDTWIQYKREQEVNALRLRPHPYEFALYFDI from the coding sequence ATGTCCAGTGAAGCGATCAAGAAAGTGTTGGAGTTTGCAAAAAAGAAAGAGGTCAAAGTTGTTGACTTCAAATTCGTAGACTTTATTGGTATATGGCAGCATTTTACCGTACCTATGGATGAACTCACCGACGACGTATTTGAAAACGGATTAGGTTTTGACGGATCCAGCATACGGGGTTGGAAGGCCATTCATGAAAGCGATATGATCATAATTCCCGATCCAAGCACAGCATTTATTGATCCTTTTCAAACACCCACAACCCTCAGTTTGACAGGAGACATCCATGAACCTCTAACCAAAGAGCGTTTTGTCCGTTGTCCTCGCGGTATTGCAGTAGCTGCGGAAAATTTTTTAAAATCGACCGGCATAGCGGACACTGCTTTTTTCGGGCCGGAAGCGGAATTTTTCATTTTCGATGACGCACGCTTCGACCAGGGACAAAATTTTGGCTTCTATTATCTGGATTCGGTAGAGGGAATTTGGAACCGTGGGCGCGACGAACATCCTAACCTTGCTTACAAGACGCGCAATAAAGAGGGTTATTTTCCCGTTCCGCCAACCGATCGTTTTCAAAACATACGAAACGAAATGATGATGGTGATGGAGGAATGCGGAATCAAAATCGAACGCCAGCACCATGAAGTTGCCACAGGCGGTCAAGCCGAAATCGATTATAGGTTTGATGCGTTAAAAGCGAGCGCGGATAAGCTGCTGCTTTTCAAATACATCGTAAAGAACGTTGCATTCAAACACGGGAAAACGGCAACCTTCATGCCGAAGCCGATTTTCGGAGATAATGGAAGCGGCATGCACGTTCACATGAGTTTATGGAAAAACGGACAGCCGCTTTTCGCAGGAAATCAATACGCAGGCCTTAGCGAAATGGCTCTTTATTTCATCGGGGGCATACTCAAACACACAAAAGCATTGAACGCATTGGCAAATCCGACTACGAATTCCTATAAACGCCTGACGCCCGGATTTGAAGCGCCGGTAAATCTTGCCTATTCACAGAGTAACCGCAGCGCTGCTGTTCGAATTCCAATGTATTCGTCCAGCCCAAAAGCCAAACGAGTCGAATACCGATGCCCGGATCCGTCGTGTAACCCGTATCTGGCATTTGCGGCTATGTTGATGGCGGGAATTGACGGTATTCAAAATAAAATTCATCCGGGCGATCCTTTGGACAAAAACATTTACGATCTTGAGCCGGAAGAATTGGCGAAAGTTCCATCCACCTGCGCCTCGCTTGACGAAGCCCTGATCTCGCTTGAAAATGACCATGAATTCTTACTTAAAGGCGAAGTGTTTTCGACTGACGTGATCGATACATGGATCCAATATAAACGCGAACAGGAAGTGAATGCGCTGCGCTTGCGGCCGCATCCATATGAGTTTGCACTTTACTTTGATATTTAA
- a CDS encoding P-II family nitrogen regulator, whose protein sequence is MKKIEAIIRPFKLDDVKEALLQAGVKGMTITEVRGFGRQKGHSELYRGNEYRIDFLPKIKIEVVVENSKLDHIIDIMLDAAKTDQIGDGKIFVSSLEDVIRIRTGESGEEAI, encoded by the coding sequence ATGAAAAAGATTGAGGCGATCATTCGCCCGTTTAAGTTAGACGACGTTAAAGAAGCTCTTTTACAAGCAGGCGTTAAGGGAATGACCATCACCGAGGTCCGCGGTTTTGGCCGGCAAAAAGGACATTCTGAACTCTACAGAGGAAATGAGTATCGGATAGATTTCCTACCGAAGATTAAGATTGAAGTCGTTGTTGAAAATTCCAAACTTGATCACATTATCGATATTATGTTAGATGCAGCCAAAACCGATCAAATCGGCGATGGAAAAATATTTGTAAGTTCACTGGAGGATGTCATACGAATAAGAACGGGAGAATCGGGTGAAGAAGCGATTTGA
- the ispG gene encoding (E)-4-hydroxy-3-methylbut-2-enyl-diphosphate synthase, protein MEVLVSNPLIVQSQRKSKYCETVFSYARRRTREVMVGDIGIGGTNPIRIQSMTTTDTMDTAGTVRQVIELYEAGCEIVRITAPSIRDAENLKNIRDALNQQKIRVPLVADIHFTPNAAMKAAEFVEKVRINPGNYADKKKFAVVDYSDHDYEKELDRIEETFRPLVLRCKEYGIAMRIGTNHGSLSDRIMNRYGDTPLGMVESALEFVSICERYDYKNIILSMKSSNVQVMIATYRLLASRMDELKMDYPFHLGVTEAGDGEDGRIKSAIGIGALLEDGLGDTIRVSLTENSVFEIPAARAIAGKYNSYNEKPSFNHTDDPDICEARGPFQYGRRWSQTVELPLFNLGGVHHVRVELPLPMSISHTEKAFTAVKNMSKAGIADAVRAEIVRVEIKSLNDVESLQNLYSLIQNHHIPVAISAQIKKDLDIAKSSILHCDILHYTPGENVRSEIIDIINLLKVFEKKALHLEAASLDSHPSLSQIMTVADEAVEYMRVCSDEDFSNCSVSMPCDDTIYANRILAAKLHAADLKSPIKIHYSAKKGIPTLFEASIQLGSLLCDGIGDCIYIEDPDMEADDLIRLNYNILQAARLRISKTEFISCPSCGRTLFDLQEVTARIKSKTAHLKGVKIAIMGCIVNGPGEMADADFGYVGSSAGKINLYVGKELVERNIDMAAADQRLIELIKSEGMWNDTK, encoded by the coding sequence ATGGAAGTATTAGTTTCTAATCCCCTTATCGTTCAATCACAGCGAAAATCCAAATATTGCGAAACCGTGTTCTCTTATGCCCGTCGCAGAACACGGGAAGTTATGGTCGGCGACATTGGTATCGGCGGAACTAACCCGATTCGCATCCAATCGATGACCACAACGGACACTATGGATACGGCCGGGACGGTGAGGCAAGTGATCGAACTGTATGAAGCGGGGTGTGAGATTGTGCGCATTACGGCTCCGTCCATTCGAGATGCCGAAAACCTCAAAAACATCCGTGATGCGCTAAATCAGCAGAAAATCAGAGTCCCGTTGGTTGCTGATATTCATTTTACTCCGAATGCAGCAATGAAGGCAGCTGAATTCGTCGAAAAAGTGCGTATCAATCCCGGCAATTATGCCGACAAGAAAAAGTTTGCTGTGGTTGATTACTCGGATCATGACTACGAAAAAGAACTTGATCGTATCGAAGAAACTTTCAGGCCTCTGGTTTTGCGATGCAAGGAATACGGCATTGCAATGCGAATTGGCACCAATCACGGTTCTTTGTCAGATCGTATTATGAACCGTTACGGCGACACGCCGTTGGGAATGGTGGAATCGGCCCTGGAATTTGTTTCTATTTGCGAAAGATACGATTACAAAAACATAATTCTCTCCATGAAATCGTCTAACGTGCAGGTCATGATCGCTACGTATCGGTTGCTGGCATCGCGGATGGATGAACTCAAAATGGATTACCCTTTTCACCTTGGTGTGACGGAAGCCGGTGACGGCGAAGACGGGCGCATCAAGTCTGCCATTGGAATTGGCGCATTACTCGAAGACGGTTTAGGCGATACGATTCGTGTATCATTAACCGAAAACTCTGTTTTTGAAATTCCAGCAGCGCGCGCCATTGCAGGAAAATATAACAGCTATAATGAAAAGCCGTCTTTTAACCATACTGACGATCCGGATATTTGTGAAGCGCGCGGCCCATTTCAATACGGCCGACGATGGTCGCAAACGGTGGAACTGCCCCTGTTCAATTTGGGGGGTGTTCATCATGTGCGCGTAGAACTTCCGCTGCCGATGTCTATATCCCATACGGAAAAAGCATTCACCGCCGTTAAAAACATGTCTAAAGCCGGGATAGCGGATGCAGTGCGAGCCGAAATCGTGCGTGTCGAAATCAAAAGTTTGAATGATGTAGAATCGCTTCAGAATTTATATTCACTGATTCAAAATCACCATATTCCGGTTGCAATTTCTGCGCAGATTAAAAAGGACTTAGATATTGCAAAGAGTTCAATTTTACATTGCGACATATTACACTACACGCCTGGAGAAAACGTTCGATCGGAAATTATTGACATAATAAATTTATTGAAAGTTTTTGAGAAAAAGGCATTGCATCTCGAAGCAGCATCTCTCGACTCACACCCATCTCTCAGTCAGATAATGACAGTTGCAGATGAGGCCGTCGAATATATGCGGGTGTGTTCCGATGAGGATTTCAGTAACTGTTCAGTTTCAATGCCATGCGACGATACGATCTATGCTAACCGTATTCTGGCAGCAAAACTTCATGCCGCTGATCTTAAGTCGCCGATTAAGATTCACTATTCTGCAAAGAAAGGAATACCGACATTATTTGAGGCTTCCATCCAATTGGGATCGCTTCTTTGTGACGGAATAGGCGACTGCATTTATATTGAAGATCCTGACATGGAAGCGGACGACCTGATACGGCTCAATTATAATATACTTCAGGCAGCGCGCCTGCGCATATCCAAAACTGAATTTATCTCATGTCCCTCCTGCGGGCGCACGCTATTTGACCTGCAGGAAGTGACGGCTCGAATCAAATCCAAGACTGCACATCTTAAAGGCGTCAAAATTGCGATCATGGGTTGTATTGTCAATGGGCCAGGTGAGATGGCCGACGCCGATTTTGGTTATGTTGGCTCAAGCGCCGGAAAGATCAATCTCTACGTTGGAAAAGAGTTGGTTGAACGTAATATTGACATGGCGGCCGCAGATCAACGTCTGATTGAACTGATTAAAAGCGAGGGGATGTGGAATGACACGAAATGA